A genomic region of Colletotrichum destructivum chromosome 5, complete sequence contains the following coding sequences:
- a CDS encoding uncharacterized protein (Putative zn(2)Cys(6) fungal-type DNA-binding domain, transcription factor domain, fungi), with amino-acid sequence MSSSYATNPAPAPVNSATGPEGALLPKRRRINYACNYCRNRKTRCDEQKPSCRACIAAGIECVTTDRRRPGVEVQRHETKRRASRTSTSSLAGSLPAAKTSSSSPHSPPREGGVEPAPAEVPKTKKVSPSSERLHRGSVVCRIVPLSRDQNVAAIPEDEDNSSTTAQPPAKYQGKLPVVRPSRGSNSVEILADWLDLAARRLGIQQRRGLPWGPEKPPSHRVRGLLSSEPLPFPPRAVAHQLASRYLDGANLVYPLVNRDRFRQDLDTASELGPINFAETRGIAALATVYLVLCVGFASESLTEPPLDARDYVSYCKALLGHLITTNNVDTIRAIVLLALCLQCYDDCTGAWNALGVGVSMATSLGLHKPRSSEGCPRSRTHKRLDFVDDEERRTFWLGIYAFEKFLAFEMGRLSSIDDEECYPARVEIPAGNGTSSRDKAFSVTVDLARILSEIGRKAVLVSRKEDGLRDGCLQDVIAEKIETTGEAQLLLTRWGESVPDELRPISDILIGSKICPFASFISMHYNNALVMLSRNSLLISEEAITTGADIISKGKPWDYMMRNGQSLAANSARKMLRIVVEAVDSKSNTVLPNLLNPLHALSTLAMHVITHPDSRISTMDLHNSSDSMREIYIRLRGDGLLDLLLQKLDFLLQKGLPPSVGPSYRHANGLPTHVLKAGETPCHRTPEDAWSGCGENRLLEADCAVPTEGPTIPCFSQGNAVADGSEFGFDSYGAMSVTGDEWSPSGSDGIGWDWACFSQFLSGQFQVH; translated from the exons ATGTCATCGTCGTACGCGACAAAccccgcacccgcaccaGTCAACTCCGCCACCGGTCCCGAGGGCGCGTTGTTGCCCAAGAGGCGGCGGATCAACTACGCCTGCAACTACTGCCGCAACCGCAAGACGCGCTGCGACGAGCAGAAGCCCTCGTGCCGGGCctgcatcgccgccggcatcgagTGCGTCACCACcgaccgccggcggccgggcgtcgaggtccagcGCCACGAGACCAAGCGCCGAGCGTCGCGGACGTCAACGTCGTCTCTGGCCGGTTCGCTCCCGGCCGCCaagacatcgtcgtcgtccccgcACTCGCCTCCCCGGGAGGGCGGGGTCGAACCagcgccggccgaggtcccgaagacgaagaaagtTTCCCCATCGTCGGAGAGGCTCCACCGCGGCTCCGTCGTCTGTCGTATCGTTCCGTTATCAAGGGACCAgaacgtcgccgccatccccgaggacgaggacaactCGTCGACAACGGCACAGCCGCCGGCAAAGTACCAGGGAAAGCTCCCCGTCGTACGCCCCAGCCGCGGGAGCAACTCGGTCGAGATCCTCGCTGACTGGTTGGACCTCGCGGCCCGTCGGCTGGGCATCCAACAGAGACGCGGCCTGCCGTGGGGCCCGGAGAAGCCGCCGTCTCATCGTGTCCGCGGCCTTCTCTCGTCCGAGCCCCTCCCGTTCCCTCCCAGAGCTGTCGCCCATCAGCTCGCCTCGCGCTACCTCGACGGGGCGAACCTGGTCTACCCCCTCGTCAACCGGGACCGTTTCCGACAGGACCTCGACACGGCATCGGAGCTCGGCCCGATCAACTTTGCGGAAACCCGAGGCATCGCTGCCCTGGCGACGGTGTACCTGGTGCTGTGCGTGGGGTTCGCTTCCGAGTCGTTAACGGAACCGCCCCTTGATGCGAGGGACTACGTATCGTACTGCAaggccctcctcggccacctcatcaccaccaacaacgtGGATACCATCAGGGCGATAGTGTTGCTGGCATTATGCCTTCAGTGTTACGACGACTGCACCGGCGCTTGGAACGCCCTCGGGGTGGGCGTGTCCATGGCGACGTCGCTGGGCCTGCACAAGCCTCGCAGCAGCGAGGGCTGCCCCCGCAGCCGCACGCACAAGAGGCTGGATttcgtggacgacgaggagcggAGGACGTTCTGGCTCGGGATTTACGCCTTTGAGAAGTTCTTGGCCTTCGAGATGGGCCGCCTCTCctccatcgacgacgaggaatgCTACCCGGCCCGCGTTGAGATTCCCGCCGGCAACGGGACGTCGTCCAGGGACAAGGCGTTTTCTGTGACGGTCGACCTCGCCAGGATCCTTAGTGAGATCGGACGCAAGGCGGTCTTGGTCAGCCGCAAGGAAGACGGTCTTCGGGACGGCTGTTTGCAGGATGTCATTGCCGAGAAGATCGAGACGACTGGAGAGGCTCAGCTACTCCTGACGAGATGGGGCGAATCAGTACCGGACGAGTTGAG GCCAATATCAGACATCCTGATCGGCTCGAAAATATGCCCCTTTGCGTCCTTCATCTCCATGCACTATAACAACGC GCTTGTGATGCTCTCACGCAACAGTCTCCTCATCAGCGAAgaggccatcaccaccggcgccgacatcatcTCCAAGGGGAAACCGTGGGACTACATGATGCGCAACGGCCAGTCCCTCGCGGCCAACTCGGCGCGGAAGATGCTGAggatcgtcgtcgaggctgtGGACTCCAAGTCGAACACGGTCTTGCCGAACCTGCTGAATCCGCTCCACGCGCTGTCGACGCTGGCGATGCATGTCATCACGCACCCGGACTCTCGTATCTCGACCATGGACCTTCAT AATTCGTCGGACTCAATGAGGGAGATCTACATCAGGCTCCGAGGTGACGGTTTGCTGGACCTCTTGCTGCAGAAGCTCGACTTTCTCCTGCAAAAGGGACTACCGCCGTCCGTCGGGCCAAGCTACCGACATGCCAACGGGCTGCCCACGCACGTCTTGAAGGCCGGGGAGACGCCCTGCCATCGGACGCCAGAGGACGCGTGGTCGGGCTGCGGCGAGAATCGGCTCCTAGAAGCGGATTGTGCCGTACCCACGGAGGGCCCGACGATACCCTGCTTCAGTCAGGGtaacgccgtcgccgacgggaGCGAGTTCGGTTTTGACTCGTACGGCGCCATGTCCGTGACCGGAGACGAATGGTCCCCGAGCGGGTCGGACGGGATCGGCTGGGATTGGGCCTGCTTCTCCCAGTTCCTGTCCGGGCAGTTCCAGGTGCACTGA
- a CDS encoding Putative F-box-like domain superfamily protein → MGYSEVWCQLCGVGFNIGRLRTPEEVRDPPALSAQLLLDLERYTRNARNNAMHRCDQVGDGMEGCTILKHTPPGRPYEEEEHVPGPECTDKSGYHGHRISLKEMHGCCTFQCLIPKTDDWHSQDDDQEFERRGQYFLSGPSDHMPSTDMYDPSTFPERHDSYTPLVSEENVNGRAMPFHTACFEVFKRASLHRTGGIDIHGLVGWFRLEADRIRWSRSSRSEAVRRGQEQWWYHNRGDEHLAANPCFVPGLQDILKKTYTKKPVPDDDWERSVTGAEALAPSQGNGKDRLAVLPCELRLQILAELESPDTGNLCLASPAFRNLPQSIFRSILLRTRPWLWEAWCTLPYSFWATTTSSFLEAQNERFSEAYNAFNDAADALFEDDDIDLTDSQEQEILSLKVQAAEALDGMNAWQKDVDVVALPPAQTDWRGIFIETESRQAEILGLANRKRIWTDCEAILDQIEKYWREGAIQPATEWPESEWTDTESGSELESESESESGSESTQSPRSSDEGSNEGSGA, encoded by the coding sequence ATGGGATACTCAGAGGTTTGGTGCCAGCTTTGTGGCGTCGGATTCAACATCGGACGCCTGCGCACCCCAGAAGAAGTTCGAGACCCGCCCGCACTATCTGCccagctgctcctcgatctcgaaCGCTACACGAGGAACGCACGTAACAATGCAATGCACCGCTGCGATCaagtcggcgacggcatgGAAGGCTGCACAATCCTCAAGCACACACCACCTGGTAGACCAtacgaggaagaagagcacgTCCCAGGCCCGGAATGCACCGACAAATCTGGCTACCACGGGCATAGAATCTCATTGAAGGAGATGCACGGTTGCTGCACCTTCCAATGCCTGATTCCCAAGACGGACGACTGGCACTCccaagacgacgaccagGAGTTCGAGAGGCGCGGGCAGTACTTCCTCAGCGGCCCCTCCGACCACATGCCGTCCACGGACATGTACGATCCTAGCACGTTCCCCGAGCGACATGATTCCTACACGCCCTTGGTGAGCGAGGAAAACGTGAACGGGAGGGCCATGCCGTTCCACACCGCCTGCTTCGAGGTGTTCAAGCGTGCCTCGCTCCACAGGAccggcggcatcgacatcCACGGCCTGGTGGGCTGGTTCCGTCTCGAAGCCGACCGCATACGGTGGTCCCGGTCCTCGCGGTCCGAAGCCGTCCGCCGTGGACAGGAACAGTGGTGGTATCACAACAGAGGAGACGAgcacctcgccgccaacccgTGCTTCGTGCCCGGCCTGCAGGATATCTTGAAGAAGACCTACACGAAGAAACCCGTGCCCGATGATGACTGGGAACGAAGCGTCACTGGCGCTGAAGCCTTGGCGCCGTCTCAAGGGAACGGGAAAGACAGGCTCGCTGTGTTGCCCTGCGAACTGCGCCTCCAgatcctcgccgagctggagtCGCCGGACACCGGGAACCTCTGCCTCGCCTCCCCCGCGTTCCGCAACCTGCCACAGTCCATCTTCCGCAGCATCCTTCTGCGCACGAGGCCCTGGCTATGGGAGGCGTGGTGCACGCTGCCGTACTCCTTTTGGGCGACGACCACGTCTTCCTTCCTGGAGGCGCAGAACGAGAGATTCAGCGAAGCGTACAACGCCTTTAACGACGCTGCCGATGCCCtgttcgaagacgacgacatcgacctgacGGATTCGCAAGAGCAGGAGATTCTGTCTCTCAAAGTGCAGGCCGCGGAAGCCCTCGATGGCATGAACGCCTGGCAAAaggatgtcgacgtcgttgcgCTGCCGCCCGCACAGACGGACTGGCGGGGGATCTTCATCGAGACGGAGAGCCGGCAGGCCGAGATCCTGGGCTTGGCGAACCGGAAGCGGATCTGGACGGATTGCGAAGCGATTCTGGACCAGATTGAGAAGTATTGGCGCGAGGGGGCGATTCAGCCTGCGACCGAGTGGCCGGAGAGCGAGTGGACGGATACTGAATCGGGCAGTGAGTTGGAAAGTGAGTCGGAGAGTGAGTCGGGGAGTGAGTCGACGCAGAGTCCGAGAAGCTCTGATGAGGGCTCTAATGAGGGTTCTGGTGCATGA
- a CDS encoding Putative amino acid transporter, transmembrane domain-containing protein encodes MKEKKEGSYGRGEASSSDGPDNAIAHDAVFGEITSEGPNYRSVGWLGTSVLMMKTQIGLGVLSIPSIFDTLGMVPGVVLLCVIGGITTWSDFIVGTFKLRHPQVYGIDDAGELMFGWIGREVLGAAFCLLFTFTSGSAMLSISIALNALSVHATCTAVFVAVAAIIGFGFSSLRTLGRISWLAWIGVISIVVAVLTVTIAVSLQDRPAAAPQDAVWKSDFKIVNTPSFTQAIGAISSLVFSYAGTPAFFSIAAEMRDPHHYTRSLVLCQSVVTIVYVAVGVVVYYYCGSYVSSPALGSAGPIVKKVAYGLALPGLIVSAAVMLHLASKHIFVRILRGSKHLAANTLIHWSTWLGCTFTISLVAYLIASGIPVFNSLISLIGALLGTMISFQPMGCMWLYDNWSKGRQAPTLGWYLMVAWSCFVILSGTFLTIAGTYSAIVGIIDDYSKSGGSAAWSCADNSNSI; translated from the exons atgaaagagaagaaggaaggctCATACGGCCGAGGGGAGGCCTCATCGTCCGACGGCCCGGACAATGCCATCGCACACGATGCCGTCTTTGGAGAGATTACATCAGAAGGACCCAACTACCGGAGC GTCGGGTGGCTGGGTACGTCGGTACTCATGATGAAGACGCAaatcggcctcggcgtcctgTCCATCCCCTCGATATTCGACACGCTCGGGATGGTCCCGGGAGTCGTACTCCTGTGCGTGATCGGCGGCATCACGACCTGGTCCGACTTCATCGTCGGCACTTTTAAGCTCCGTCACCCCCAAGTCTACGGTATCGACGACGCCGGAGAGCTAATGTTCGGATGGATCGGTCGTGAGGTCCTCGGTGCTGCGTTCTGCCTAT TGTTCACCTTCACCTCCGGCTCGGCCATGTTGAGCATCTCCATCGCCCTCAACGCCCTCTCAGTGCACGCGACATGCACCGCCGTGttcgtggccgtggccgccatcatcggTTTCGGCTTCTCCAGCCTGCGGACCCTGGGACGCATCAGCTGGCTGGCGTGGATCGGCGTCATCAGTATAGTCGTTGCCG TCCTCACCGTGACCATCGCGGTGAGCCTCCAggaccggccggccgcggcgccgcaGGACGCCGTGTGGAAATCCGACTTCAAGATCGTCAACACGCCCTCCTTCACccaggccatcggcgccatcTCGTCCCTGGTCTTCTCGTACGCTGGCAccccggccttcttctccatcgcGGCCGAGATGCGCGACCCGCACCACTACACGCGCTCGCTCGTGCTGTGCCAGTCCGTCGTCACCATCGTCTAcgtggccgtcggcgtcgtcgtctacTACTACTGCGGATCCTAcgtgtcgtcgccggcccTCGGTTCTGCCGGCCCCATCGTCAAGAAGGTCGCCTACGGCCTTGCGCTCCCTGGGCTGatcgtctcggcggccgtcATGCTTCAC CTGGCTAGCAAGCACATTTTCGTCCGTATCCTGAGAGGCTCCAAGCACCTGGCTGCGAACACCCTGATCCACTGGTCGACGTGGCTCGGCTGCACTTTCACCATCTCGTTGGTGGCATACCTCATCGCCAGCGGCATCCCCGTCTTCAACAGCCTGATCtccctcatcggcgccctcctGGGCACGATGATTTCTTTCCAGCCGATGGGCTGCATGTGGCTGTACGACAACTGGAGCAAAGGGAGGCAGGCCCCTACTCTCGGGTGGTATCTCATGGTTGCTTGGAGTTGTTTCGTCATCCTTTCGGGAACGTTCCTGACGATCGCCGGGACGTATAGTGCCATTGTTGGCATCATCGATGATTACAGCAAATCCGGGGGCTCGGCCGCGTGGTCTTGTGCTGACAACTCAAACTCCATATGA